A genomic segment from Lutzomyia longipalpis isolate SR_M1_2022 chromosome 3, ASM2433408v1 encodes:
- the LOC129793841 gene encoding terminal nucleotidyltransferase 5C, whose protein sequence is MISAWINPYNEKCGTLEEAPDTLKRSSSRMDFHSYRHHQVDDGFHSDGSGTETPPLSPGSGSGSASTSSAASIASLTSDHGSLESVDTSAQRLAVLSFEQVRKLNDVMDEVVSIHGRGNFPTLEVRLKDLVTLVRKKLELDVASGGAGMTVKDIRLNGGAASHVLASEAQPYNDLDLIFALEFSSGRHYDRVKSAVLNSLFDLLPEGVSRRRITPCSLKEAYVGKMVKVNNNNDGDRWSLISLGNSPGHKNVELKFVDTMRRQFEFSVDSFQIVLDSLLLFYDCAALPISENFYPTVVGESVYGDFQEALYHLQHKLISTRQPEEIRGGGLLKYCNLLVRNYRPVDSEKIKTLERYMCSRFFIDFPDIPTQTVKLEAYLRNHFWGADEESLQYQYLMHLHEVVETSTVCLMGHERRQTLLLIESLAMQVLCREQQKTQPAQSNVQTQQHPPPQPSPQPQQQMTTLPPQPAGLLYANGVYYAPVIPTTFCTCNSTWVPST, encoded by the exons ATGATATCGGCCTGGATAAATCCCTACAATGAGaag TGCGGGACTCTAGAGGAGGCGCCCGATACCCTCAAGCGATCCTCTTCGAGGATGGACTTTCACAGCTACCGACATCACCAGGTGGACGATGGTTTTCATTCAGATGGCAGCGGCACAGAGACACCCCCACTTAGCCCAGGAAGCGGCAGTGGTAGTGCATCCACATCATCAGCAGCCTCAATAGCCTCCCTCACATCGGATCATGGATCACTGGAGTCTGTGGATACGAGTGCCCAACGATTGGCTGTGCTATCATTTGAACAGGTTCGCAAGCTCAACGATGTAATGGATGAAGTTGTCTCCATACATGGTCGTGGAAATTTTCCCACACTCGAGGTACGTCTGAAGGATCTTGTGACGCTTGTGCGAAAGAAATTGGAGCTGGATGTTGCATCCGGTGGCGCTGGTATGACTGTAAAAGATATCCGTCTCAATGGTGGTGCCGCAAGTCACGTTTTGGCATCTGAGGCGCAGCCCTACAATGACCTAGATCTGATCTTTGCCCTTGAATTCAGTTCGGGTCGGCACTACGACCGCGTCAAGTCTGCCGTGCTCAATTCCCTGTTTGACCTCCTACCCGAGGGTGTCTCCCGACGACGAATCACACCGTGCTCCCTCAAGGAGGCCTACGTGGGGAAGATGGTGAAAGTGAACAATAACAACGATGGTGATCGATGGAGTTTGATCTCACTGGGCAATTCGCCAGGACATAAGAATGTTGAATTGAAATTCGTCGATACGATGCGTCGGCAGTTTGAATTCAGTGTGGATAGTTTCCAAATAGTCCTTGACTCCTTGCTTCTCTTCTACGACTGTGCCGCCCTACCCATAAGTGAGAACTTCTACCCAACTGTTGTTGGGGAGTCAGTCTACGGGGACTTCCAGGAGGCACTCTACCACTTGCAACATAAATTGATCTCAACGCGACAACCTGAGGAGATACGCGGTGGCGGTCTACTCAAGTACTGCAACCTCCTTGTACGCAACTACCGACCCGTCGATTCGGAGAAGATTAAGACACTTGAGCGGTATATGTGCAGCCGTTTCTTCATAGACTTCCCCGATATACCCACGCAAACGGTTAAGTTGGAAGCATACTTGAGGAATCACTTCTGGGGTGCGGACGAGGAGTCGCTGCAGTATCAGTACCTGATGCATTTACACGAAGTCGTGGAGACGTCAACGGTGTGCCTGATGGGACACGAGCGCCGGCAGACATTGCTGCTGATTGAGTCTCTGGCAATGCAGGTGTTGTGCCGGGAGCAACAGAAGACACAACCTGCGCAGTCAAATGTACAGACACAGCAGCATCCACCGCCGCAGCCATCGCCACAGCCGCAGCAGCAAATGACGACGCTACCACCACAGCCGGCTGGCTTGCTCTATGCCAATGGTGTGTACTATGCCCCTGTGATCCCCACCACGTTCTGCACGTGCAACTCCACCTGGGTGCCAAGTACGTGA